A genomic region of Pseudomonas migulae contains the following coding sequences:
- a CDS encoding glycine cleavage system protein R → MSTPTVREQFLVISALGANPMELTNVLCRASHENRCAVVTSRLTRHGECSALILEISGSWDALARLEGSLPTLAKKHAFTVNVVRSAALENRPQALPYVAYVSSAYRSDIINELCQFFMDHNVELENLTCDTYQAPQTGGTMLNATFTVTLPAGVQISWLRDQFLDFADALNLDALIEPWRPQNPM, encoded by the coding sequence ATGTCCACCCCCACAGTTCGCGAACAATTCCTTGTCATCAGTGCCCTCGGCGCCAACCCCATGGAGCTGACTAACGTCCTGTGCCGCGCCAGCCATGAAAACCGCTGCGCCGTGGTCACCTCTCGCCTGACCCGCCATGGCGAGTGCAGTGCGTTGATCCTCGAGATCTCCGGCAGCTGGGACGCCCTGGCGCGCCTCGAAGGCAGCCTGCCGACCCTCGCCAAGAAGCACGCCTTCACGGTCAACGTGGTGCGCAGCGCGGCGCTGGAGAACCGTCCTCAGGCCCTGCCGTATGTCGCTTATGTCAGTTCGGCCTACCGCTCGGACATCATCAACGAGCTGTGCCAGTTCTTCATGGACCACAACGTCGAGCTGGAAAACCTGACCTGCGACACGTATCAGGCGCCGCAAACCGGCGGCACCATGCTCAATGCCACGTTTACCGTGACCTTGCCGGCCGGTGTGCAGATCAGCTGGCTGCGTGATCAGTTCCTGGATTTCGCCGACGCGCTGAACCTGGATGCCCTGATCGAACCGTGGCGCCCACAAAACCCAATGTAA
- the nadB gene encoding L-aspartate oxidase produces MSQQFQHDVLVIGSGAAGLSLALTLPDHLRIAVLSKGDLANGSTFWAQGGVAAVLDDTDTVESHVDDTLNAGGGLCHEDAVRFTVEHSKEAIQWLIDQGVPFTRDEQSGTEDGGFEFHLTREGGHSHRRIIHAADATGAAIFRTLLDKARQRPNIELLEQRVAVDLITEKRLGLEGDRCLGAYVLNRGTGEVDTYGARFVILASGGAAKVYLYTSNPDGACGDGIAMAWRSGCRVANLEFNQFHPTCLYHPQAKSFLITEALRGEGAHLKLPNGERFMQRFDPRAELAPRDIVARAIDHEMKRLGIDCVYLDISHKPEAFIKTHFPTVYERCLEFSIDITKQPIPVVPAAHYTCGGVMVDQQGRTDVPGLYAIGETSFTGLHGANRMASNSLLECFVYARSAAADILEQLPQVSIPVALPVWDASQVTDSDEDVIIAHNWDELRRFMWDYVGIVRTNKRLQRAQHRVQLLLDEIDEFYSNYKVSRDLIELRNLAQVAELMILSAMERKESRGLHYTLDYPNLLPVALDTILVPPTYAD; encoded by the coding sequence ATGAGCCAACAGTTTCAACACGATGTTCTGGTCATTGGCAGCGGTGCAGCCGGTTTGAGTCTTGCGCTGACCTTGCCCGATCATTTGCGTATCGCCGTACTGAGCAAAGGCGACCTCGCCAATGGCTCGACCTTCTGGGCCCAGGGCGGTGTCGCTGCCGTTCTGGACGACACCGATACCGTTGAGTCCCACGTCGATGACACCCTCAACGCCGGCGGCGGCCTGTGCCACGAAGACGCAGTGCGCTTCACAGTCGAGCACAGTAAGGAAGCCATTCAATGGCTGATCGACCAGGGCGTGCCTTTTACCCGCGACGAGCAGTCCGGCACCGAGGACGGCGGCTTCGAATTCCATCTGACCCGTGAAGGCGGTCACAGCCATCGGCGCATCATTCACGCCGCCGATGCCACCGGTGCAGCGATTTTCAGAACGTTGCTCGACAAGGCCAGACAGCGGCCGAACATCGAACTGCTGGAACAGCGCGTCGCGGTCGACCTGATCACTGAAAAACGCCTGGGCCTTGAAGGCGATCGCTGCCTCGGCGCTTACGTCCTCAATCGTGGCACAGGCGAAGTCGACACCTATGGCGCACGCTTCGTAATCCTCGCATCTGGCGGTGCCGCCAAGGTCTACCTCTACACCAGCAACCCCGACGGCGCCTGCGGTGACGGCATCGCCATGGCCTGGCGTTCAGGCTGCCGGGTGGCGAACCTGGAATTCAACCAGTTCCACCCGACCTGCCTGTATCACCCGCAGGCCAAGAGTTTCCTGATTACCGAGGCGTTGCGTGGCGAAGGCGCACACCTGAAGCTGCCCAACGGCGAACGTTTCATGCAACGTTTCGACCCGCGCGCCGAGCTGGCGCCACGGGATATCGTCGCCCGGGCGATCGACCATGAGATGAAGCGACTCGGTATCGACTGCGTCTATCTGGACATCAGTCACAAGCCGGAAGCCTTTATCAAAACGCACTTCCCGACGGTGTACGAGCGCTGCCTCGAGTTTTCCATCGACATCACCAAGCAACCGATCCCGGTGGTTCCGGCGGCGCACTACACCTGCGGCGGCGTGATGGTCGATCAGCAGGGTCGCACCGACGTGCCGGGGCTGTATGCGATTGGCGAAACCAGCTTCACCGGCCTGCACGGCGCCAACCGCATGGCCAGCAACTCGCTGCTGGAGTGTTTCGTCTACGCGCGCTCGGCGGCGGCAGACATTCTTGAACAGTTGCCACAGGTTTCGATTCCCGTCGCCCTGCCCGTCTGGGACGCCAGCCAGGTCACCGATTCGGATGAAGACGTGATCATTGCGCACAACTGGGATGAACTGCGGCGGTTCATGTGGGACTACGTCGGCATCGTGCGCACCAACAAGCGCCTGCAACGGGCGCAGCACCGCGTGCAGTTGTTGCTGGACGAAATCGACGAGTTCTACAGCAACTACAAGGTCAGCCGGGATTTGATCGAACTGCGTAACCTGGCCCAGGTCGCCGAATTGATGATTCTGTCAGCCATGGAGCGCAAGGAAAGTCGCGGCCTGCATTACACCCTCGACTACCCGAACCTGCTGCCGGTGGCGCTGGACACTATTCTGGTGCCGCCCACCTACGCCGACTGA
- a CDS encoding sigma-E factor negative regulatory protein — MSREALQESLSAVMDNEADELELRRVLNAFDDVETRDTWARYQIARAVMHKDLLLPRLDIAAAVSAALADEAVPAKASRGPWRSLGRLAVAASVTVAVLAGVRLYNQDEIAGVELAQQSTQPGLAVPQVKGPAVLAGYNESSEATGPMANGVLQGQPGWHDQRMPGYLRQHAQQAAMKGTESALPYARAASLENR; from the coding sequence ATGAGTCGTGAAGCCCTGCAGGAATCGCTGTCCGCAGTGATGGATAACGAAGCGGACGAATTGGAATTGCGTCGGGTATTGAATGCCTTTGACGATGTTGAAACCCGTGATACATGGGCTCGTTATCAGATCGCTCGGGCAGTGATGCACAAGGATTTGCTGCTTCCACGTCTGGATATCGCTGCGGCAGTTTCCGCTGCGCTGGCTGACGAAGCCGTACCGGCAAAAGCTTCCCGTGGTCCATGGCGTAGCCTGGGTCGTCTGGCAGTTGCAGCTTCGGTCACCGTTGCCGTATTGGCAGGTGTTCGTCTGTACAACCAGGACGAGATCGCTGGCGTTGAACTGGCGCAGCAATCCACCCAACCGGGTCTGGCCGTTCCTCAAGTGAAAGGCCCAGCTGTATTGGCCGGCTATAATGAGAGTTCGGAAGCCACTGGTCCTATGGCCAACGGCGTATTGCAAGGTCAACCGGGCTGGCACGATCAGCGTATGCCTGGCTACTTGCGCCAACATGCTCAACAGGCTGCAATGAAAGGTACTGAGAGCGCTCTGCCTTACGCTCGTGCAGCAAGCCTGGAAAACCGTTAA
- the dapA gene encoding 4-hydroxy-tetrahydrodipicolinate synthase — translation MIAGSMVALVTPMDAQGRLDWDSLSKLVDFHLENGTHAIVAVGTTGESATLDVNEHIAVIRAVVKQVNGRIPVIAGTGANSTREAVELTRNAKEAGADACLLVVPYYNKPTQEGLYQHFKHIAEAVDIPQILYNVPGRTSCDMQAETVIRLSTVPNIIGIKEATGDLKRAKAILDGVSKDFIVLSGDDPTAVELILLGGKGNISVTANVAPREMADLCEAALKGDAETARAINEKLMPLHKDLFIEANPIPVKWALVEMGLMHEGIRLPLTWLSAPCHETLRTALRQCSVLV, via the coding sequence ATGATTGCGGGCAGTATGGTGGCACTGGTCACACCCATGGATGCACAAGGGCGTCTTGACTGGGACAGCCTCAGCAAACTCGTGGACTTCCACCTTGAAAACGGCACCCATGCCATTGTCGCGGTCGGTACTACTGGCGAGTCGGCGACCCTCGACGTCAATGAGCACATTGCTGTCATCCGTGCCGTGGTCAAGCAGGTCAACGGCCGTATTCCGGTCATCGCCGGTACGGGCGCCAATTCGACCCGCGAAGCCGTCGAACTGACCCGCAATGCCAAAGAGGCCGGTGCCGACGCCTGCCTGCTGGTTGTTCCGTACTACAACAAACCGACCCAGGAAGGTTTGTACCAGCACTTCAAGCACATTGCCGAAGCGGTCGACATCCCACAGATTCTCTATAACGTTCCTGGCCGCACCTCCTGCGACATGCAGGCCGAGACCGTGATTCGCCTGTCCACCGTGCCGAATATCATCGGTATCAAGGAAGCTACCGGCGACCTGAAGCGCGCCAAGGCAATCCTCGATGGCGTGAGCAAGGACTTCATCGTGCTGTCCGGCGATGATCCGACCGCCGTCGAACTGATCCTGCTGGGTGGCAAGGGCAACATTTCCGTCACCGCCAACGTTGCTCCACGCGAAATGGCCGATCTGTGCGAGGCCGCGCTCAAGGGCGATGCCGAGACCGCTCGGGCAATCAACGAAAAACTGATGCCGCTGCACAAGGACCTGTTCATCGAAGCCAACCCGATTCCGGTGAAATGGGCTTTGGTTGAAATGGGCCTGATGCACGAAGGCATTCGCCTGCCGCTGACCTGGCTGAGCGCACCTTGTCATGAAACGCTCCGCACGGCTCTGCGCCAGTGCAGCGTCCTGGTTTAA
- a CDS encoding MucB/RseB C-terminal domain-containing protein, which produces MRAIPLLSLLLGGWFIVPAHADEAQDWLTRLGQAEQQQSFHGTFVYERNGSFSTHNIWHRVQDGKVHERLLQLDGSAQEVVRIDGHTQCVSGTLIAGLGDSPNSAARTLDPQKLKNWYNLAVIGKSRVAGRSAVIVSLTPRDQHRYGFELHLDKETGLPLKSLLLTDKGQLLERFQFTQLDTSDVPSDSDLQPGSDCKTVALESDKSSAVKVAQTWHSDWLPAGFELTSSTSRKDPETKTQVNSLMYDDGLARFSVFLEPLNGAAVTDTRTQLGPTVAVSRRLTTPQGDMMVTVVGEIPVGTAERIALSMRTDATATQ; this is translated from the coding sequence ATGCGCGCCATACCTCTACTTTCGCTTCTGCTCGGTGGCTGGTTCATTGTTCCAGCCCACGCCGATGAAGCCCAAGACTGGTTGACCCGTCTTGGTCAGGCCGAGCAACAGCAAAGCTTTCACGGTACTTTTGTCTACGAGCGAAACGGTAGTTTTTCTACCCACAACATCTGGCACCGCGTCCAGGATGGCAAGGTCCACGAGCGTTTACTCCAGCTCGACGGCTCTGCTCAGGAAGTCGTGCGCATTGATGGGCATACTCAATGCGTCAGCGGCACCTTGATCGCAGGACTTGGGGACTCCCCCAATTCCGCTGCTCGTACACTCGATCCACAGAAGCTCAAGAATTGGTACAACCTTGCCGTCATCGGCAAGTCGCGTGTGGCCGGGCGTTCCGCTGTCATCGTTTCCCTGACGCCTCGCGATCAGCACCGTTACGGTTTTGAACTGCATCTGGATAAAGAAACCGGTTTGCCGCTCAAGTCACTGCTCCTGACTGATAAAGGGCAGTTGCTGGAGCGATTCCAGTTCACGCAGCTGGATACCTCCGACGTTCCTTCCGACAGCGATCTTCAGCCGGGCAGTGATTGCAAGACCGTCGCTCTCGAAAGCGACAAGTCCTCAGCGGTCAAGGTCGCCCAGACCTGGCATTCGGACTGGTTGCCTGCAGGGTTCGAGCTGACCAGCAGTACCTCGCGCAAGGATCCAGAGACCAAAACCCAGGTCAACAGTCTGATGTATGACGATGGACTGGCTCGTTTCTCGGTATTCCTTGAACCACTGAATGGCGCAGCCGTCACTGATACTCGCACTCAGCTCGGTCCGACCGTTGCGGTATCCCGACGCTTGACCACGCCTCAGGGCGATATGATGGTCACCGTGGTGGGTGAAATCCCGGTAGGTACCGCTGAAAGGATTGCGCTGTCCATGCGCACCGATGCCACTGCGACCCAGTAG
- a CDS encoding M48 family metalloprotease, with the protein MTFLRPTLLTLACLLASPGFADDLPSLGDASSAIVSPQQEYQLGRAWLALLRSQVSQLNDPQLKDYVESSVYRLVETSQVNDRRLEFILINSPQLNAFAAPGGIVGVNGGLFLNAQTEGEYASVLAHELAHLSQRHFARGVEAQQRMQVPMMAALLAGIVIAAAGAGDAGIAAIAGTQAAAIQEQRRFSRQNEQEADRIGILNLEKAGYDPRSMPTMFERLARQYRFDAKPPEFLLTHPVTESRIADTRNRAEQAKQGGIEDTMRYQLIRARVQLIYEETPGLGAKRFRAQLDENPKNDVARYGLAIAQIKGGQLNEARENLKLLLAKSPNEIIYNLAQVDLDITNNRLPDAQTRVDRMLTQYPGNYPLNQVRVDLLLKQNRAPEAEQALESLLKSRPDDPDVWYMVAETRGLSGNIIGLHQARAEYFALVGDYRQAIQQLDFAKRKAGTNFPLSSRIDARQRELMEQERMIKDMMG; encoded by the coding sequence ATGACTTTTTTGCGCCCTACCCTGCTGACGCTCGCTTGCCTGCTCGCCTCACCGGGCTTCGCCGACGACCTGCCGTCACTCGGCGACGCCAGTTCTGCCATTGTCTCGCCGCAACAGGAATACCAGTTGGGCCGCGCCTGGCTGGCGCTGCTGCGCAGCCAGGTTTCCCAACTCAATGACCCGCAGCTCAAGGACTACGTCGAATCCAGCGTCTACCGCCTGGTGGAGACCAGCCAGGTCAACGACCGGCGCCTGGAATTCATCCTGATCAACAGTCCGCAGCTCAACGCCTTTGCGGCGCCGGGCGGGATTGTCGGGGTCAACGGCGGTTTGTTCCTCAATGCCCAGACCGAGGGCGAATACGCCTCGGTACTCGCTCACGAATTGGCTCACTTGTCGCAGCGCCACTTTGCCCGTGGCGTCGAAGCGCAACAGCGCATGCAGGTGCCGATGATGGCCGCACTGCTGGCCGGGATCGTGATTGCCGCTGCCGGTGCCGGCGATGCCGGGATCGCGGCCATTGCGGGCACGCAGGCAGCGGCAATTCAGGAACAACGCCGCTTTTCGCGCCAGAACGAGCAGGAGGCCGACCGCATCGGCATTCTGAACCTGGAAAAGGCCGGTTACGATCCACGCTCGATGCCAACCATGTTCGAGCGGTTGGCGCGCCAATACCGCTTCGATGCCAAGCCACCGGAATTCCTTCTGACTCACCCGGTAACCGAATCGCGGATCGCCGACACCCGCAACCGTGCGGAGCAGGCGAAACAGGGCGGTATTGAAGACACCATGCGTTATCAGCTGATTCGCGCGCGGGTCCAGCTGATCTACGAAGAGACCCCAGGTCTGGGCGCCAAACGCTTCCGTGCCCAGCTTGATGAAAACCCGAAAAACGACGTTGCGCGTTATGGCCTCGCGATCGCCCAGATCAAGGGCGGCCAACTGAACGAAGCGCGGGAAAACCTCAAGCTGCTGCTGGCCAAGTCGCCGAACGAGATCATCTACAACCTGGCGCAGGTCGATCTGGACATCACCAACAATCGCTTGCCGGATGCTCAGACCCGGGTTGACCGGATGCTGACCCAGTATCCGGGCAACTATCCGCTGAATCAGGTGCGCGTCGATTTATTGCTCAAGCAGAACCGTGCGCCCGAAGCGGAACAAGCGCTGGAGAGTCTGCTCAAGAGCCGTCCTGATGATCCGGACGTCTGGTACATGGTCGCCGAAACCCGCGGGCTGTCCGGCAACATCATCGGCCTGCATCAGGCTCGCGCCGAGTACTTTGCATTGGTCGGCGACTACCGCCAGGCCATCCAGCAACTGGACTTCGCCAAGCGCAAGGCAGGTACCAACTTCCCACTGTCTTCGCGAATCGACGCCCGGCAGCGGGAGCTGATGGAACAGGAGCGCATGATCAAGGACATGATGGGCTGA
- a CDS encoding DegQ family serine endoprotease, producing MSIPRLKSYLSIFATVLVLGQAVAAQAVELPDFTQLVEQASPAVVNISTTQKLPDRKVNEQMPDLEGLPPMLREFFERGMPQPRSPRGDRQREAQSLGSGFIISSDGYILTNNHVIADADEILVRLADRSELKAKLVGTDPRSDVALLKIEGKDLPVLKLGKSQDLKAGQWVVAIGSPFGFDHTVTQGIVSAVGRSLPNENYVPFIQTDVPINPGNSGGPLFNLAGEVIGINSQIYTRSGGFMGVSFAIPIDVAMDVSNQLKSGGKVSRGWLGVVIQEVNKDLAESFGLDKPAGALVAQIQDDGPAAAKGGLQVGDVILSMNGQPIVMSADLPHLVGALKAGSKANLEVIREGKRQNVELTVGAIPEEGKELASAKASVERSSNRLGVAVAELTDEQKKAYDLKGGVVIKEVQDGPASLIGLQPGDVITHLNNQAIGSAKEFTDIAKALPKNRSVSMRVLRQGRASFITFKLAE from the coding sequence ATGTCGATACCACGCTTGAAGTCTTACCTCTCCATTTTTGCCACTGTACTGGTGCTCGGCCAGGCCGTCGCTGCTCAAGCAGTCGAGTTGCCTGACTTTACGCAACTGGTCGAACAGGCCTCGCCTGCCGTGGTGAACATCAGCACCACACAGAAACTGCCGGATCGCAAAGTGAACGAACAGATGCCTGACCTTGAAGGCTTGCCGCCGATGTTGCGCGAGTTCTTCGAGCGCGGCATGCCGCAGCCGCGTTCACCTCGCGGTGATCGTCAGCGCGAAGCCCAATCCTTGGGTTCGGGTTTCATCATTTCGTCTGATGGCTACATCCTCACCAACAATCATGTGATCGCCGATGCCGACGAAATTCTCGTTCGCCTGGCTGACCGCAGTGAGCTGAAAGCCAAGCTGGTTGGCACCGATCCACGTTCCGACGTGGCCTTGTTGAAAATAGAAGGCAAGGATCTGCCAGTCCTCAAGCTTGGCAAATCCCAGGACCTGAAAGCCGGCCAGTGGGTCGTCGCCATCGGCTCGCCATTCGGTTTCGACCATACGGTGACTCAGGGCATCGTCAGCGCCGTCGGTCGTAGCCTGCCGAACGAAAACTACGTACCGTTCATCCAGACCGACGTTCCGATCAACCCGGGTAACTCCGGTGGTCCGCTGTTCAACCTGGCAGGCGAAGTCATCGGGATCAACTCGCAGATCTACACCCGTTCCGGCGGCTTCATGGGCGTGTCGTTCGCGATTCCTATCGACGTGGCCATGGACGTTTCCAATCAGCTGAAAAGCGGCGGCAAGGTCAGCCGTGGCTGGTTGGGCGTCGTCATTCAGGAAGTGAACAAGGATTTGGCCGAATCGTTCGGTCTGGATAAGCCTGCCGGCGCGCTGGTGGCACAAATCCAGGATGATGGTCCGGCAGCCGCCAAGGGCGGCTTGCAAGTGGGCGACGTGATCCTCAGCATGAACGGTCAGCCGATCGTCATGTCTGCCGATCTGCCGCATTTGGTCGGCGCGTTGAAGGCGGGCTCCAAGGCCAATCTTGAGGTGATTCGTGAAGGCAAGCGTCAGAATGTCGAGCTGACGGTTGGCGCCATTCCTGAGGAAGGCAAAGAACTGGCTTCCGCAAAAGCCAGTGTCGAGCGCAGCAGCAATCGCCTGGGCGTTGCCGTCGCCGAGCTGACCGACGAGCAGAAGAAAGCCTACGACCTCAAGGGCGGCGTGGTAATCAAGGAAGTGCAGGACGGTCCTGCTTCTCTGATCGGCCTGCAGCCAGGTGACGTCATTACTCACTTGAACAATCAGGCGATCGGCTCTGCCAAGGAGTTCACTGATATCGCCAAGGCTTTGCCGAAGAATCGCTCGGTGTCGATGCGGGTTCTGCGTCAGGGTCGCGCCAGCTTCATCACTTTCAAACTGGCTGAATAA
- a CDS encoding sulfurtransferase TusA family protein, translating into MTDAVTHDAELDASGLNCPLPLLKAKLELNRMASGAVLKVIATDAGSQRDFRTFARLAGHTLLREEDEAGVYRYWLKKA; encoded by the coding sequence ATGACCGACGCTGTAACCCACGACGCCGAACTGGACGCCAGCGGTCTGAATTGCCCGTTGCCGTTGCTCAAAGCCAAGCTGGAACTCAATCGCATGGCCAGCGGCGCGGTGCTCAAGGTGATCGCCACCGATGCGGGGTCGCAGCGTGACTTCCGCACCTTTGCCCGATTGGCCGGTCATACGCTGCTTCGTGAAGAAGATGAAGCGGGTGTTTACCGCTACTGGTTGAAAAAAGCCTGA
- a CDS encoding peroxiredoxin: protein MAVAIDQPVADFEAPATSGQTVSLASLKGKQVVIYFYPKDSTPGCTTQGQGFRDQLDAFKAANTEVFGVSRDSLKSHENFKAKQAFTFELISDKEEALCQLFDVIKLKKLYGKEYMGVDRSTFLIDKDGVLRQEWRGVKVPGHVDAVLAAAQALNKA from the coding sequence ATGGCCGTTGCCATCGACCAACCGGTTGCCGACTTCGAAGCCCCCGCCACCAGCGGGCAGACCGTCAGCCTCGCGAGCCTCAAAGGCAAGCAAGTGGTGATCTACTTCTATCCGAAGGACAGCACGCCGGGTTGCACGACCCAGGGCCAGGGCTTTCGCGATCAGTTGGACGCCTTTAAAGCGGCGAACACTGAAGTCTTCGGCGTGTCGCGTGACAGCCTGAAATCTCACGAGAACTTCAAGGCCAAGCAAGCGTTCACCTTCGAGCTGATCAGCGACAAGGAAGAAGCGCTGTGCCAGCTGTTTGATGTGATCAAGCTGAAGAAACTTTATGGCAAGGAATACATGGGCGTTGATCGCAGCACGTTCCTGATTGATAAGGATGGCGTGTTGCGTCAGGAATGGCGTGGCGTGAAGGTGCCGGGGCATGTGGATGCTGTTTTGGCGGCGGCTCAGGCGTTGAACAAGGCCTGA
- the rpoE gene encoding RNA polymerase sigma factor RpoE: protein MLTQEEDQQLVERVQRGDKRAFDLLVLKYQHKILGLIVRFVHDTHEAQDVAQEAFIKAYRALGNFRGDSAFYTWLYRIAINTAKNYLVSRGRRPPDSDVSSEDAEFYDGDHGLKDLESPERALLRDEIEGTVHRTIQQLPEDLRTALTLREFDGLSYEDIASVMQCPVGTVRSRIFRAREAIDKALQPLLQEN, encoded by the coding sequence ATGCTAACCCAGGAAGAGGATCAGCAGCTCGTCGAACGCGTTCAACGCGGCGACAAGCGAGCTTTCGATCTGCTAGTGCTGAAATACCAGCACAAAATTCTCGGGTTGATCGTGCGTTTTGTGCACGACACCCATGAAGCCCAGGATGTGGCGCAGGAAGCCTTTATCAAGGCATACCGTGCGCTTGGAAATTTTCGCGGAGACAGCGCGTTTTATACGTGGCTTTACCGCATCGCCATCAACACGGCGAAAAACTATCTGGTTTCACGCGGCCGTCGGCCGCCGGATAGCGATGTCAGTTCCGAGGATGCAGAGTTCTACGATGGCGATCATGGCCTCAAGGATCTCGAGTCGCCAGAACGTGCATTGCTGCGGGATGAGATCGAAGGCACCGTCCATCGAACCATTCAGCAACTGCCAGAAGATTTGCGTACGGCTTTAACTTTACGTGAATTCGATGGTCTGAGTTACGAGGACATTGCGAGCGTCATGCAATGTCCGGTGGGTACCGTGCGCTCCCGGATTTTCCGCGCTCGGGAGGCCATCGATAAAGCCCTGCAGCCGTTGTTGCAGGAAAACTGA
- a CDS encoding AI-2E family transporter yields the protein MFKVLRDWIQRYFSDEEAVVLAVLLFLAFTAVLTLGGMLAPVLAGMVLAYLMQGLVVTLERLRMPGGVAVGLVFALFMGVLLVFIIVVVPLLWHQLITLFNELPGMLAKWQSLLLLLPERYPHLVSDEQVLQAIEVARGEIGKFGQWALTFSLSSLPLLVNIMIYLVLVPILVFFFLKDREMIGQWVRGYLPRERALITRVAHEMNRQIANYIRGKVIEIFICGGATYIGFVVLGLNYAALLALLVGVSVVVPYVGAVVVTVPVLLIALFQWGWSDQFIYLMAVYGIIQVLDGNVLVPLLFSEAVNLHPVAIICAVLLFGGLWGFWGVFFAIPLATLFKAVLDAWPRKEPVVAPLL from the coding sequence ATGTTCAAGGTGTTACGCGACTGGATTCAGCGCTACTTTTCCGATGAAGAAGCCGTGGTGCTGGCGGTTTTGCTGTTTCTGGCGTTTACCGCCGTACTGACGCTGGGCGGCATGCTCGCGCCGGTGCTCGCTGGCATGGTGCTGGCGTATCTGATGCAAGGACTGGTGGTGACCCTTGAACGCTTGCGCATGCCGGGCGGCGTGGCCGTGGGCCTGGTCTTTGCGTTGTTCATGGGGGTTTTACTTGTCTTCATTATTGTCGTGGTGCCGTTGCTCTGGCATCAGCTGATCACGCTGTTCAATGAGCTGCCAGGCATGCTCGCCAAGTGGCAATCGCTGTTGCTGTTGCTGCCTGAGCGCTATCCGCACCTGGTGTCTGACGAGCAAGTACTGCAAGCGATCGAAGTGGCGCGCGGCGAGATCGGCAAGTTCGGCCAGTGGGCGCTGACGTTCTCGCTGTCGAGTCTGCCGCTGCTGGTGAACATCATGATCTATCTGGTGTTGGTGCCGATCCTGGTGTTCTTCTTCCTCAAGGACCGCGAGATGATCGGCCAATGGGTGCGCGGTTACCTGCCCCGCGAGCGAGCGCTGATCACCCGTGTCGCCCACGAGATGAACCGGCAGATCGCCAACTACATTCGCGGCAAGGTCATCGAAATCTTCATCTGTGGTGGCGCGACCTACATCGGTTTTGTCGTTCTGGGGCTCAACTACGCGGCGCTGCTGGCGCTGTTGGTAGGCGTGTCGGTGGTGGTGCCGTACGTCGGCGCGGTCGTCGTGACGGTTCCGGTATTGCTGATTGCATTGTTCCAGTGGGGCTGGAGCGATCAGTTCATCTATCTGATGGCTGTTTACGGAATCATCCAGGTGCTGGACGGCAACGTGCTGGTGCCGCTGCTGTTTTCCGAAGCGGTCAACCTGCACCCGGTGGCAATCATCTGCGCGGTGCTGTTGTTTGGCGGGTTGTGGGGATTCTGGGGGGTGTTCTTTGCGATTCCGCTGGCGACGCTGTTCAAGGCGGTGCTGGATGCGTGGCCGCGCAAGGAGCCGGTGGTGGCGCCGCTGCTTTGA